One window of Paenibacillus sp. FSL K6-3182 genomic DNA carries:
- the ptsP gene encoding phosphoenolpyruvate--protein phosphotransferase: MMLQGIAASPGYAIGVAKVLSTKPIQIEKVHLEDNRLDDEIKRFEAAIASTHEELEAIHAKLIAQNKEHEAEIFEAHLMLLEDEELIDRSKEIVRSERINVEFAFFNTSEEIAEMIGGLDDPYLKERAADIRDVSRRVLNKLQGISSTSLNDESGSIILFAEDLTPSDTAQLDPSKVIGFATQAGGRTSHSAIIARSIGIPAIVGIGSSMEQAVKNGQTVIIDGTDGHIYVDPDNETLTRYSQLQKQQLESKQFYQTFINQPSVSSDGVQVELVANIGLVKDAELAAAAGAEGIGLFRTEFLYMDAAGLPSEDTQFEAYRKAAEAFGNDAPIVIRTIDIGGDKEIAYLNLPKEDNPFLGYRAIRICLDRPDMFKTQLRAILRASAYGNLKIMFPMIATLGEWRQAKAMLEETKQELTEAGIPFNSGIEAGIMIEIPAAALLADLFAKEVDFFSIGTNDLVQYTFAADRMNPKLSYLNDPLHPAILQLINRVITAAHAHGKWVGMCGEMAGSKHALPILLGLGLDEFSMSASAILPARALLANLSQQEMKQIAQAVLALSSAEEVKGYVEQHVSGLT, encoded by the coding sequence ATGATGCTTCAAGGAATTGCCGCATCTCCTGGATATGCGATCGGCGTAGCTAAAGTATTGTCTACAAAACCTATCCAGATCGAGAAGGTTCACTTGGAAGACAATCGATTGGACGATGAAATTAAACGTTTTGAAGCTGCAATTGCTTCAACTCATGAAGAGCTTGAAGCCATCCACGCCAAGCTGATTGCTCAGAACAAAGAGCATGAGGCAGAAATATTTGAAGCGCATCTGATGCTACTCGAGGATGAAGAGCTCATCGACCGCTCGAAAGAGATCGTGAGATCCGAACGGATCAATGTTGAATTCGCCTTTTTCAACACCTCTGAAGAGATTGCAGAAATGATTGGCGGGCTGGATGATCCCTACTTGAAGGAAAGAGCAGCCGATATTCGTGACGTAAGTCGGCGTGTATTAAACAAGCTGCAAGGCATTTCATCAACATCCTTGAATGATGAGTCAGGTTCTATCATTCTGTTTGCAGAAGATTTAACACCTTCGGATACGGCTCAGCTCGATCCAAGCAAAGTAATTGGCTTCGCAACGCAAGCAGGCGGGCGTACTTCCCACTCTGCCATTATTGCAAGGTCTATCGGCATTCCTGCCATTGTCGGAATCGGCAGCTCCATGGAGCAGGCAGTGAAAAACGGCCAAACCGTCATCATTGACGGGACAGATGGGCATATTTACGTGGACCCCGATAATGAAACGTTAACTCGATATTCACAATTGCAGAAGCAGCAGCTTGAGAGCAAGCAATTTTATCAAACCTTTATAAATCAGCCTTCCGTAAGCAGCGATGGCGTACAGGTTGAACTTGTAGCAAATATCGGCTTAGTTAAGGATGCCGAGCTTGCCGCTGCGGCAGGAGCTGAAGGCATCGGACTATTTCGAACCGAGTTTCTATATATGGACGCAGCTGGGCTGCCCTCCGAGGATACACAGTTTGAAGCTTATCGCAAAGCAGCAGAAGCGTTTGGAAACGATGCGCCTATCGTCATTCGAACGATAGATATTGGCGGAGACAAGGAAATTGCATACCTCAACCTGCCTAAAGAAGACAACCCTTTCCTTGGTTACCGTGCCATTCGTATCTGCTTGGATCGACCGGATATGTTCAAGACACAACTTCGGGCGATTTTGCGGGCCAGCGCATACGGCAACTTAAAAATTATGTTCCCTATGATTGCTACACTGGGTGAATGGCGCCAAGCTAAAGCTATGCTGGAAGAAACAAAGCAGGAACTGACCGAAGCAGGTATTCCCTTTAACTCTGGGATCGAAGCCGGCATCATGATCGAAATTCCAGCAGCGGCTCTGCTAGCGGATTTATTCGCCAAGGAAGTTGATTTCTTCAGTATCGGAACAAACGATTTAGTTCAGTACACATTTGCTGCAGATCGTATGAATCCTAAGCTTTCCTATCTAAACGATCCGCTTCATCCAGCTATTTTACAGCTCATTAATCGTGTTATTACAGCCGCTCATGCTCATGGCAAATGGGTGGGGATGTGCGGTGAAATGGCGGGCTCGAAGCATGCACTGCCGATCCTGCTCGGTCTAGGTTTAGACGAGTTTAGTATGAGCGCAAGTGCAATACTTCCTGCTCGCGCTTTGCTCGCAAATCTATCTCAGCAGGAAATGAAGCAGATAGCTCAGGCCGTTCTGGCACTAAGCTCAGCTGAAGAGGTTAAAGGCTATGTGGAGCAGCATGTTTCTGGATTAACATAA
- a CDS encoding DEAD/DEAH box helicase yields the protein MRTYIGARKLTIDGFWNEEEGTSIWLSAVDRKDSADGKLRSLLFAWHKASWYGADVEEVSVGERKMLKVPPLLAIDYLSSPQHVRLLQVEWTERLTVLMQMAELIRIALLNGWYMPDWERWTEEKRSWRMAIPEQDTERNQQWSAIVAAANQNGDKGIEQWISGAIEQMIEENEQAAQAWREIGNASGEAVLRRKAVDEEDWLIAIGLMKDVLPFRIALQLVEPQESSIWRLRPALQNRDGGPWLPIRQNISEDGWEADTDDGQIIPQEWLPLLDGKLAKEQQKWMNALPDLTEVENDGKLRYTLSDNEAWKFLEHASVQLLEAGCPVLLPSWWEAVRNRKLRLKAKMKSSVGSAAQPMFGLDQIVQFDWKLALGDVNLTEAEFLQLAEQNRRLFNVGGEWVHLDPQDVTQIKQWLKRMGKRKGLSFRDVLEMHLRGGIPLDDSGELDSSMDTEVELNDHLTAWLTQLQQIKEIPQAEIPATFLGELRPYQHEGVSWLLFLRKFGLGGVLADDMGLGKTIQFMAYLVYIKEKKLQMGGPSLLICPTSVIGNWEKELERFAPSLNVMLHYGNKREKGESFRDSVSGADLVITSYSLAQLDEDDLCLVDWDALCLDEAQNIKNVYTKQSTAIRRLPSNHRLALTGTPMENRLTELWSIYDFINPGYLGNMTEFRKEIVTPIEKTRDEKLIAGLQSWVKPFMLRRIKKDPSIQLSLPDKNETKLYMTLTAEQGAMYENLVADLLENLDKLGPMQRRGLILAALTKLKQLCDHPSLLNHEDSAALWEIERSNKVARLLEMCEEIAAEGERCLIFTQYIDMGHQLKQLLEERIGLPVPYLHGGVPKVKRDQMIEQFQNAEEPCSAFVLSLKAGGTGLNLTAANHVFHFDRWWNPAVENQATDRAFRIGQTKKVQVHKFITLGTLEEKIDEMIERKQSLNDQVVGQSEQWITEMSTEDLRELFALRKGWLKG from the coding sequence ATGAGAACTTACATTGGCGCGCGCAAGTTGACGATAGACGGATTTTGGAACGAAGAAGAGGGTACGTCCATTTGGTTAAGCGCTGTCGATCGCAAGGATTCCGCGGATGGCAAGCTGCGATCCTTATTGTTCGCATGGCACAAGGCATCTTGGTATGGAGCGGATGTAGAGGAAGTCAGTGTTGGTGAGCGTAAGATGCTGAAGGTTCCGCCGCTCCTTGCCATTGATTATTTATCCTCGCCTCAGCATGTTCGCCTGCTTCAAGTAGAGTGGACGGAGCGTTTGACGGTCTTGATGCAAATGGCAGAGTTAATAAGAATTGCGCTTCTTAATGGTTGGTATATGCCTGATTGGGAGCGTTGGACGGAAGAGAAGCGAAGCTGGAGAATGGCTATTCCTGAGCAGGATACCGAGCGCAACCAGCAATGGAGTGCTATTGTAGCAGCTGCTAATCAGAACGGCGATAAAGGAATTGAACAGTGGATTAGCGGAGCAATTGAGCAAATGATTGAAGAAAACGAACAGGCTGCACAGGCTTGGAGGGAAATAGGCAATGCTTCTGGAGAAGCGGTGCTGAGGAGAAAAGCAGTTGATGAGGAAGATTGGCTCATTGCCATTGGGCTTATGAAAGATGTCCTCCCATTCCGAATTGCGCTTCAGCTAGTGGAGCCGCAGGAGTCTTCCATTTGGAGGCTTCGACCCGCTCTGCAAAATCGTGATGGTGGACCGTGGCTGCCTATTCGCCAGAATATCAGTGAGGATGGCTGGGAAGCGGATACGGATGATGGACAAATCATTCCGCAAGAATGGCTTCCGCTTCTAGATGGCAAGCTGGCTAAGGAGCAGCAGAAATGGATGAATGCTCTTCCTGATCTAACAGAAGTGGAAAACGACGGCAAGCTAAGATACACCTTATCGGATAATGAAGCATGGAAGTTTCTTGAGCATGCAAGCGTTCAACTGCTGGAGGCAGGTTGTCCGGTCTTATTGCCTAGCTGGTGGGAAGCGGTTCGCAATCGCAAGCTTCGTTTGAAGGCGAAGATGAAATCTTCAGTTGGCTCAGCGGCTCAGCCCATGTTTGGACTTGATCAAATCGTACAATTTGATTGGAAGCTGGCTCTTGGTGATGTGAATTTGACCGAAGCCGAATTTCTACAGTTGGCAGAGCAAAACCGTCGTCTCTTCAATGTCGGCGGCGAATGGGTTCATTTGGACCCACAGGATGTGACGCAAATTAAACAGTGGCTGAAGCGGATGGGTAAGCGAAAAGGACTATCTTTCCGTGATGTGCTGGAAATGCATTTAAGAGGTGGCATCCCGCTCGATGACAGCGGTGAGCTTGATTCGTCTATGGACACGGAAGTTGAGCTGAATGACCATTTAACGGCATGGCTCACGCAGCTGCAGCAAATTAAGGAAATACCGCAGGCGGAAATTCCAGCGACGTTTTTGGGAGAGCTTCGACCATACCAGCATGAAGGCGTATCGTGGCTGCTTTTTCTTAGGAAATTCGGGCTTGGCGGTGTGCTTGCAGATGATATGGGACTCGGAAAAACGATTCAATTTATGGCTTACCTTGTCTATATTAAGGAGAAGAAACTTCAAATGGGAGGGCCTTCGCTGCTTATTTGCCCAACTTCAGTAATAGGCAACTGGGAGAAGGAGCTCGAGCGTTTTGCGCCTTCGCTTAATGTCATGCTGCATTACGGCAACAAACGGGAGAAAGGCGAATCATTCCGCGATTCCGTTTCAGGGGCAGATTTGGTCATAACTTCTTACTCCTTGGCACAGCTGGATGAAGATGATTTGTGTTTAGTGGATTGGGATGCTCTTTGCCTCGACGAAGCGCAAAATATTAAAAACGTATATACAAAACAATCTACAGCAATAAGGAGGCTCCCTTCGAATCATCGCCTGGCACTGACAGGAACGCCGATGGAAAATCGATTGACAGAGCTCTGGTCGATCTATGATTTTATAAATCCAGGTTATCTTGGCAATATGACCGAGTTCCGCAAGGAGATCGTTACACCGATAGAGAAAACACGAGATGAGAAGCTTATTGCTGGCCTTCAAAGCTGGGTTAAACCATTCATGCTGCGAAGAATTAAGAAGGACCCTTCGATTCAGCTGTCTTTGCCGGATAAAAATGAAACGAAGCTGTATATGACGTTGACAGCTGAACAAGGCGCGATGTATGAAAATTTAGTCGCAGACCTCCTTGAGAATTTGGATAAACTAGGTCCAATGCAGCGCAGAGGCCTCATTCTTGCAGCTTTAACCAAGCTGAAACAATTATGTGATCATCCTTCCCTGCTTAATCATGAGGATAGCGCTGCTTTATGGGAAATAGAACGTTCGAATAAAGTAGCAAGGCTGCTTGAAATGTGCGAGGAAATAGCTGCCGAAGGTGAACGCTGCCTTATCTTTACCCAATATATCGATATGGGGCACCAACTGAAGCAGCTGCTTGAGGAACGAATAGGTTTGCCGGTTCCTTATTTGCATGGCGGCGTGCCTAAGGTGAAGCGGGATCAAATGATTGAGCAGTTTCAAAATGCGGAGGAGCCGTGCTCTGCATTTGTCCTTTCACTAAAAGCAGGGGGAACGGGTCTTAATCTGACCGCTGCAAACCATGTTTTCCATTTTGACCGGTGGTGGAATCCTGCCGTTGAGAACCAAGCGACCGACCGGGCATTCCGAATCGGCCAGACGAAGAAGGTTCAAGTGCATAAGTTTATTACACTCGGAACGCTTGAAGAGAAGATCGACGAGATGATTGAACGAAAGCAGTCGCTTAACGATCAAGTGGTCGGTCAATCGGAGCAGTGGATTACGGAAATGTCTACTGAGGATCTTAGGGAGCTTTTTGCACTGCGAAAAGGCTGGCTAAAGGGATGA
- a CDS encoding PRD domain-containing protein has protein sequence MARAFRVERAIGNNVLLTIDVQTEKEYVIFGKGLGFSLKAGQIIDRTDNRIEKRFRLDDSEQMKKYHTYLEEIDPTIIDMTERIADYIKQKTGVEVNPKLYFTLPSHIQFAVYRLHNGMDIVNPFLNETKQSFPLEFEIAAKLAEWISEQFHVGIPEEEIGFLSFHVYSGIHNVPVGQLIKQADQH, from the coding sequence ATGGCTCGCGCCTTTCGGGTTGAACGCGCAATCGGCAACAATGTGTTATTAACAATTGATGTGCAAACGGAGAAAGAATACGTCATTTTTGGCAAAGGATTAGGGTTCAGTCTTAAAGCCGGACAAATCATTGATCGAACTGATAACCGCATAGAAAAACGATTTCGTTTGGATGATTCCGAACAAATGAAGAAATATCACACGTATCTTGAAGAAATCGACCCAACCATCATTGATATGACAGAGCGAATTGCCGATTACATCAAACAGAAAACGGGTGTCGAAGTAAACCCGAAACTATATTTCACACTGCCGAGCCACATCCAATTTGCTGTTTATCGGCTTCACAATGGCATGGATATTGTAAATCCCTTTCTGAACGAGACGAAACAGAGCTTTCCTTTAGAGTTCGAAATTGCCGCCAAATTGGCTGAGTGGATTAGTGAGCAATTCCACGTTGGCATCCCGGAAGAAGAGATAGGGTTTTTGTCGTTTCATGTTTATTCTGGAATTCACAATGTACCGGTAGGGCAACTTATTAAACAAGCAGACCAACACTAG
- a CDS encoding GHKL domain-containing protein has product MYTKKRMIYFIVLSIAIISMLVGLKLISTYHYTTKSAEITLAKQYTEIATDAANGLDKVAYKQFLLTKTDDENRKKIKLYLEEYRKRINALYIYILLLDDTDVSKVMISAFPNHIKDIPIGFPCTVPSNQVEMAKKGLKYSTGVLHDRISESYMSVGVPFFDEDGTVLGVVGIDIAAKDLGHVGKYVVQNNMFIFGVDVLFALLLLAGVYVLNKWYKARLHQDMRESEKVYISELGKIVETIKSSRHDLMNHLQVLNGLMDIRRYDKAHDYLKQLTEESKTLNLSLHIKNPILMVLFQSKRELAHSKNIIISFATDYDAFDKIESMDLVKLFSNLLDNAIEAVESNAGYISQEIQVQCKVEHGKYIFIIENPAVLTDEEQKCFFQYGFTTKAKGSVLRGNGLSIVRRTVEKYKGELKFQYEEGKVRIQIRI; this is encoded by the coding sequence GTGTATACAAAAAAAAGAATGATTTATTTTATCGTTTTATCCATCGCAATAATAAGTATGCTTGTCGGACTTAAACTCATCTCCACCTATCACTACACAACGAAGTCAGCGGAGATCACGCTGGCGAAGCAGTATACGGAAATCGCTACGGATGCAGCAAATGGTTTAGATAAAGTTGCTTATAAGCAATTTCTACTAACCAAAACGGATGATGAGAATCGTAAAAAAATAAAATTGTATTTGGAGGAGTATCGGAAACGTATAAATGCGCTCTATATTTATATTCTGCTTTTAGATGATACCGATGTTTCCAAAGTAATGATTAGCGCATTTCCAAATCATATAAAAGATATACCGATTGGTTTTCCTTGTACCGTTCCTTCTAATCAAGTGGAGATGGCTAAAAAAGGGCTAAAATATTCCACAGGAGTGTTACATGATAGGATAAGCGAATCCTATATGTCCGTCGGGGTTCCATTCTTTGATGAGGATGGCACGGTGCTTGGTGTTGTGGGGATCGATATCGCTGCGAAGGATTTAGGCCATGTGGGCAAGTATGTTGTCCAAAATAATATGTTTATTTTCGGAGTGGATGTCCTGTTTGCTTTATTGCTGCTCGCTGGTGTCTATGTGCTTAACAAATGGTACAAAGCCAGGCTTCATCAGGACATGCGTGAATCTGAGAAGGTATACATTTCCGAGTTGGGCAAAATTGTAGAGACCATCAAATCAAGTCGTCATGATCTCATGAATCATCTCCAGGTGTTGAATGGATTAATGGACATCCGAAGGTATGATAAAGCACATGATTATTTAAAACAGCTAACCGAGGAATCCAAAACGTTAAACCTATCGCTGCATATAAAAAATCCGATTTTAATGGTGCTGTTCCAGAGCAAGAGGGAGCTGGCGCATTCGAAAAATATAATCATCAGCTTCGCTACAGATTATGATGCATTCGATAAAATAGAGTCGATGGACTTAGTCAAATTATTTTCTAATTTGTTGGATAATGCGATTGAAGCGGTGGAATCAAATGCTGGGTATATATCGCAGGAGATTCAAGTGCAATGTAAAGTGGAACATGGAAAATATATATTTATAATCGAGAATCCAGCCGTGCTTACGGATGAGGAGCAAAAGTGCTTCTTCCAATATGGTTTTACTACGAAAGCAAAGGGTTCTGTTTTACGAGGAAACGGTCTCTCTATAGTAAGGAGAACCGTGGAGAAATATAAGGGTGAGCTTAAATTTCAATATGAAGAAGGCAAGGTTCGTATTCAAATCCGAATCTAA
- a CDS encoding HPr family phosphocarrier protein, with translation MMKNSFVIQNPFGIHARPARKIVEAAKAFTGTVTLEKDGKSFNAKSLVHVISVGAKLGDSISVSAEGEHAEAVVAAIGEILVSIEAHAEKGQ, from the coding sequence ATGATGAAAAACAGCTTTGTTATACAAAATCCATTTGGCATACATGCAAGACCAGCACGCAAGATCGTTGAAGCAGCAAAGGCATTCACAGGAACAGTTACACTAGAGAAGGATGGCAAAAGCTTCAATGCCAAAAGTCTAGTTCATGTCATTTCCGTTGGGGCAAAACTTGGAGACAGCATTTCCGTTTCTGCTGAGGGTGAGCACGCTGAGGCTGTTGTAGCTGCTATTGGAGAGATTCTTGTCTCTATTGAGGCGCATGCAGAAAAGGGGCAATAA
- a CDS encoding GHKL domain-containing protein — protein MLEMQRNIWLVAISIIVVLVLLNNTAYYFLTKKTLEDSFNEELLTHAKRLEISLEQSREGSEQFQNQIGRELRAASIAIQYALDPDIEKVTTEQLMELRDKLDLSHITLLKKLPDDIVLYKSSNAKQTNISTKEWKPWYEVFNQLFENKNASVNWLGQSLPNFWSGPYEVSATNVDKLNKWGYYYDGATNYIIDPYVDYERQQKYENATGVHRMIENSIQSSDSLLEIAFINPETFPDGKNTINPQGEVQGHKVQEPIFYGTYNIKSKQDTNLVRKAYFSKKTVTLRENIGGKEIFKMYIPVFVNEHGINITDRDGQPMNSYVLMMTSDYHVIQDKLDSQFLNLGIIILIVTFFSLLIAVFAMRYYRHSRDKVVRVTQETYVEEINQMFQSIRAQRHDFLNHVQTIHSLAELNKSHELVAYTKELTGDIRLMNDIINIGNPAIAALVRSKISQAESNKIQFSCSFTGLNMQEMGVRTLDVNRMLGNLIDNAFDEVLKYSEDRRHVTLIGKQTAVMLEFTVTNNCDDAEFAISNPIFEAGYSTKQQDHQGLGLSIVKTIAKQYKGDVYVAAEPAGKLTFTVKMPL, from the coding sequence ATGCTTGAGATGCAACGCAACATTTGGCTTGTGGCGATTAGTATTATCGTCGTTTTAGTTTTATTAAATAATACGGCTTATTATTTTCTCACAAAAAAAACGCTGGAAGATTCCTTTAATGAAGAGCTTCTAACACATGCCAAGCGGCTGGAGATTTCGCTCGAGCAATCCCGCGAAGGCTCGGAACAGTTTCAAAACCAGATTGGCCGTGAACTTCGTGCCGCCTCGATTGCAATTCAATATGCGCTTGATCCCGATATTGAGAAAGTAACGACGGAGCAGCTCATGGAGCTGCGCGATAAGCTGGACCTAAGCCACATTACCCTTCTCAAAAAATTGCCTGATGACATTGTTTTATACAAATCATCCAATGCTAAGCAAACCAATATTAGTACAAAAGAATGGAAGCCATGGTACGAGGTGTTCAACCAGCTATTCGAAAACAAAAATGCATCGGTAAACTGGCTTGGACAATCCCTTCCGAACTTCTGGAGCGGACCTTATGAGGTATCTGCAACAAATGTTGATAAGCTTAACAAATGGGGTTACTACTACGACGGAGCTACAAACTATATTATTGATCCTTATGTAGATTATGAGCGACAACAAAAGTATGAGAATGCGACAGGTGTTCACCGCATGATTGAAAATTCAATTCAAAGCAGCGATTCATTGCTTGAAATTGCTTTTATTAATCCGGAGACATTTCCTGATGGGAAAAATACGATTAATCCGCAAGGCGAGGTTCAAGGCCATAAAGTGCAGGAACCGATCTTTTACGGCACGTATAATATTAAATCAAAGCAGGATACGAATTTAGTCCGCAAAGCTTACTTTTCTAAGAAGACGGTCACCTTAAGAGAGAATATCGGCGGCAAAGAGATTTTCAAAATGTATATTCCGGTATTTGTTAATGAGCATGGTATTAATATTACGGATCGTGACGGTCAGCCTATGAATAGCTATGTGCTAATGATGACCTCTGATTATCACGTCATTCAGGATAAGCTGGACTCTCAGTTTCTGAATTTAGGCATTATCATTTTAATTGTTACCTTTTTCAGTTTGTTGATAGCTGTATTTGCGATGAGATATTATAGGCATTCTCGCGATAAGGTTGTTCGCGTCACGCAGGAAACCTATGTGGAAGAGATTAATCAAATGTTCCAGTCTATTCGAGCGCAGAGGCATGATTTCTTGAATCATGTCCAGACCATTCACTCTCTCGCAGAGCTTAACAAATCGCATGAGCTCGTTGCTTATACGAAGGAGCTGACCGGTGATATTCGATTAATGAACGATATTATCAATATTGGCAATCCGGCCATAGCAGCTTTGGTTCGTTCCAAAATTTCACAAGCGGAAAGCAACAAAATTCAATTCAGCTGCTCCTTTACCGGATTGAATATGCAGGAAATGGGCGTTAGAACGCTTGATGTCAATCGTATGCTTGGCAATTTGATCGATAATGCTTTTGATGAGGTATTGAAATACTCGGAGGATCGACGCCATGTTACACTTATCGGCAAACAAACGGCGGTTATGCTGGAGTTTACGGTAACAAATAATTGTGACGATGCGGAGTTTGCCATTTCGAATCCTATATTTGAAGCGGGTTATTCCACTAAGCAGCAGGATCATCAAGGCTTAGGCTTATCGATTGTAAAAACGATTGCGAAGCAATATAAAGGTGATGTTTATGTGGCTGCAGAGCCGGCTGGGAAATTAACGTTTACTGTGAAGATGCCATTATAA
- the nagE gene encoding N-acetylglucosamine-specific PTS transporter subunit IIBC, whose translation MLAFLQKIGKALMLPVAALPAASILLRFGNIDYVKDFHMGSAGEFINQYIAPFLAAGGAAIFDNLPLIFAVGVAIGLAGDAVAALAAVIAYQVLVTVQIKVPLVFTNIVGKDVELNMGVLGGIIAGLISAYLYKRFHTIKLPDWLGFFSGKRFVPIITSLVMVIVALLLGLVWGPIQMALDTFGRWVVGFGGIGSFVFLTANRLLIPTGLHHVINSIAWFQIGDYTDATGKVVHGDLYRFFAGDKTAGMFMTGFFPIMMFALPAGALAIIHTARKEKRKLVASIFIGTAFASFLTGITEPLEFAFMFAAPFLFVIHAILTGLSGFILYQLEVRHGFGFSAGFIDYAINYQLATNPLLIIPVGLAFAVVYYFLFRFIIVKFNIKTPGREDETAEDKADNKEKTAAASGSKAENVLHALGGSSNIVGLDACITRLRLVVKDESIVNDTQLKGMGAAGIIRLGKGAVQVIFGTQSEQLKDEIKKIM comes from the coding sequence ATGCTAGCCTTCCTACAAAAAATAGGTAAAGCATTAATGCTTCCAGTCGCCGCTCTTCCAGCGGCTTCCATCCTGCTTCGTTTCGGTAATATTGACTATGTGAAAGACTTTCACATGGGCAGCGCAGGAGAGTTTATTAATCAATACATCGCACCGTTTCTTGCTGCTGGCGGCGCCGCAATTTTCGATAACTTACCGCTCATATTTGCCGTCGGTGTTGCCATCGGACTTGCTGGTGATGCAGTTGCCGCACTGGCTGCCGTTATCGCGTACCAAGTGCTTGTAACCGTTCAAATTAAAGTGCCGCTCGTCTTTACCAACATTGTTGGAAAAGATGTTGAACTCAACATGGGCGTCCTTGGCGGTATTATTGCTGGTTTGATATCAGCGTACTTATATAAAAGATTCCATACGATCAAGCTGCCCGACTGGCTTGGCTTCTTCAGCGGCAAACGATTTGTCCCTATCATAACCTCGCTCGTTATGGTTATCGTTGCTCTCTTACTCGGTCTTGTTTGGGGTCCTATTCAAATGGCGCTGGATACTTTTGGCCGCTGGGTCGTTGGTTTTGGCGGAATCGGCTCCTTCGTTTTTCTTACAGCAAACCGACTGCTTATTCCTACCGGCTTGCATCATGTTATTAATTCCATCGCTTGGTTCCAAATCGGTGACTATACAGATGCAACAGGCAAAGTAGTACACGGTGACTTGTATCGCTTTTTCGCTGGAGACAAAACAGCGGGCATGTTTATGACTGGCTTCTTCCCGATTATGATGTTTGCACTGCCAGCAGGCGCGCTTGCAATTATCCACACAGCTCGCAAAGAGAAGCGCAAACTCGTTGCTTCCATATTTATTGGTACGGCATTCGCTTCATTCCTGACAGGGATCACAGAACCGCTTGAATTTGCTTTTATGTTCGCAGCACCGTTTCTATTTGTCATTCATGCCATCTTAACGGGGTTATCCGGCTTCATCCTCTATCAGCTGGAGGTTAGGCATGGGTTTGGCTTCTCAGCAGGCTTTATCGATTATGCGATCAATTATCAGCTCGCGACGAATCCGCTGCTCATTATTCCGGTGGGTCTTGCCTTTGCCGTCGTGTATTATTTCTTATTTCGCTTTATCATCGTCAAATTCAATATTAAGACGCCAGGTCGTGAAGATGAGACGGCCGAGGACAAAGCCGATAACAAAGAAAAGACTGCAGCCGCATCTGGCAGTAAAGCAGAAAATGTGCTGCATGCGCTCGGCGGATCTTCAAATATCGTCGGTCTAGATGCTTGTATTACACGTCTTCGCTTAGTCGTGAAGGATGAATCGATTGTCAATGATACACAGCTCAAGGGCATGGGCGCAGCAGGCATTATCCGTTTAGGCAAAGGCGCAGTGCAAGTTATATTCGGCACGCAGTCCGAGCAGTTGAAAGACGAAATTAAAAAAATAATGTAA
- a CDS encoding PTS glucose transporter subunit IIA translates to MLSKLFGKSKQKTIEVSAPLSGKVVPLTAVPDEAFAGKHMGDGLAIEPSEGTIVAPFDGTVSHLIHTNHAIIIEHASGLQLLIHIGINTVALNGDGFEAHVASGDTFQAGDALITFDRAKIEAAGYPSITPIVVANEDDVKQLEHLLTSGSVTAGKELLLKATMNG, encoded by the coding sequence ATGCTATCTAAACTTTTTGGAAAGTCAAAACAAAAAACAATTGAAGTATCAGCCCCCTTGTCAGGAAAGGTCGTACCGTTAACCGCTGTTCCTGATGAAGCTTTCGCAGGCAAACATATGGGTGACGGACTTGCGATTGAGCCGTCTGAAGGGACTATCGTCGCACCTTTCGATGGTACTGTATCTCATCTTATTCATACCAATCATGCCATTATTATTGAGCATGCATCAGGCCTGCAGCTTCTCATTCACATCGGTATCAATACTGTAGCACTAAATGGCGATGGTTTTGAGGCTCATGTAGCTTCCGGTGACACCTTTCAAGCCGGTGATGCACTTATAACATTTGATCGCGCCAAAATCGAAGCCGCAGGTTATCCATCCATCACACCTATCGTTGTCGCAAACGAGGATGATGTGAAGCAATTGGAACACTTGCTTACCAGCGGTTCTGTTACAGCTGGCAAGGAGCTTCTGCTTAAGGCAACTATGAACGGCTAA